The DNA window TATCCGGCTCGACAAGCCGTTTGCCTTCGTTCTCACCCAATGCCCGCCCCGGTCGGGGCGGGTTGACGAGGCAAGGGCAGGGCTCGCCGCTCTAGGCCTTATTGCCGAGCCGCCGATTGTCAGCCGCGCCGATCATCAAGACGCTATGGCCGCAGGCATGGGCGTTACCGAATTCAACGCGACGGGAGCCGCCGCCTTCGAAATCCGCCAACTCTGGAATTGGATTGACCATAAGCTACAGCCCAAGGTGAAAAAGAATGTCAAAGCCGCGTAGGACCGTTTTGTCGGGGATCGTCACGCCGCTGGTCCGCGAAGCCGAGCACATCGAGATTCCGCAAGTCGTGAATGCCGAAACCGCGCCGCCTTCACCCCGTCGCCGCAGCGCGACGAAGGAGGCGACCATTCAGCAGACGGTCTATTTGCCGCCCGCCGTTCACGACCAGCTGCGCGAGCTCGCCTTTTCTGAACGGGTGAAGATGCACGCCCTCATCATGGAAGGGCTGGACGCGGTGTTTCGCGCGCGCGGCCTCAAGTCGATTGAGGAGCTGACCCCTAAAAGCTGATACCCTTGTAATGGTATCCTTGC is part of the Methylocystis iwaonis genome and encodes:
- a CDS encoding ribbon-helix-helix domain-containing protein, with translation MSGIVTPLVREAEHIEIPQVVNAETAPPSPRRRSATKEATIQQTVYLPPAVHDQLRELAFSERVKMHALIMEGLDAVFRARGLKSIEELTPKS